The following are encoded in a window of Colletotrichum lupini chromosome 3, complete sequence genomic DNA:
- a CDS encoding 3-hydroxyacyl-CoA dehydrogenase, which produces MSHIQKVAIVGCGSIGASWAALFLAQGLQVSAFDVNPAAETFLRSLVTDALPILSTLGLVKNATAKVEDIFFTTNMTEALVDADFVQENGPEKLDFKRTLFNDMANIVRPTTIIATSSSGLTCSSIQLGMDKLSRPERCVVGHPFNPPHLIPLVEVVAGGQTSSETISTTMEFYEKMGKRAVHVKKEVVGHVANRLQAALMREVMYLLQEDVAGVEAIDKAMSYGPGLRWGVMGPNMLMHLGGGEGGIEYMADHLLGPLMSWYAPEDPQITEELRQKWVSGTRQAVDDRAYRQLAKQRDEELVRLLNVRKEWDSYAETSKNPVAK; this is translated from the coding sequence ATGTCACATATTCAAAAGGTCGCCATTGTTGGTTGTGGCTCTATTGGAGCCTCTTGGGCTGCTCTTTTTCTAGCACAGGGCCTCCAAGTATCGGCTTTCGATGTCAACCCTGCTGCCGAAACGTTCCTTCGATCCCTTGTTACTGACGCCCTGCCTATTCTTTCGACGCTGGGCCTCGTCAAGAATGCCACAGCGAAAGTAGAAGACATTTTCTTCACGACGAACATGACTGAGGCTCTCGTGGACGCCGATTTTGTGCAAGAAAACGGACCGGAGAAACTGGATTTCAAACGGACATTGTTCAACGACATGGCGAACATTGTTCGGCCAACCACAATCATTGCTACAAGCAGCAGTGGTCTGACTTGTTCAAGCATACAGCTTGGAATGGATAAACTAAGCCGGCCTGAACGATGCGTCGTTGGTCATCCTTTCAACCCTCCGCACCTCATCCCCCTTGTGGAGGTAGTCGCCGGTGGGCAGACATCATCTGAAACTATCAGCACCACCATGGAGTTTTACGAAAAGATGGGGAAAAGGGCAGTGCACGTTAAAAAGGAAGTTGTCGGTCATGTCGCCAACCGTCTCCAGGCAGCCTTGATGAGAGAGGTCATGTACCTACTGCAGGAGGACGTTGCTGGAGTCGAGGCCATTGACAAAGCAATGAGTTATGGCCCCGGTCTTCGATGGGGCGTCATGGGTCCGAACATGTTAATGCACTTGGGAGGCGGTGAAGGCGGAATCGAGTATATGGCGGATCATTTGCTGGGTCCCCTGATGTCCTGGTACGCACCTGAAGATCCTCAAATCACGGAAGAATTGAGGCAGAAATGGGTCTCAGGAACGAGGCAGGCCGTGGATGACAGGGCTTACAGACAGCTCGCGAAGCAGCGAGATGAGGAGTTAGTACGACTTCTGAACGTAAGGAAAGAGTGGGATAGCTATGCAGAAACAAGCAAGAACCCGGTCGCAAAGTAG
- a CDS encoding low-density lipoprotein receptor YWTD, translating into MGSQIQQRLYILDTDLSHPPQSRRGRILSCLTDGSDLQTVVDNIATLPDGIVIDHAKGHMYWTNMGSSLKSNDGSIERANLDGSDQQIIVSAGTVGVFTPKQITIAKQSMKLYWCDREGMKVMRSNFDGSDVEVLVSTGNTDEERVDQRRWCVGIAVDEQQNVFYWTQKGPSKGNQGRIFRAPIHASFEDRLHQIEIVIGELPEPIDLDIDEESGTLYWTDRGDPPAGNSLNRAMMPDGEKQETLAIRLHETIGLSLDQREGLVYVTDLAGGVYSVDTKTYKKTVLFSELGDITGIAVV; encoded by the coding sequence ATGGGCTCTCAAATCCAACAACGCCTGTACATCCTCGACACCGACCTATCTCACCCTCCCCAAAGTCGCCGTGGGCGCATCTTATCATGTCTAACAGACGGAAGCGACCTTCAAACAGTAGTCGACAACATAGCAACTCTACCCGACGGTATTGTGATTGATCATGCCAAAGGTCATATGTACTGGACCAACATGGGATCTAGCTTGAAGTCCAACGACGGCTCAATTGAGCGCGCCAACTTGGATGGTTCAGACCAACAGATCATTGTGTCAGCAGGTACCGTTGGCGTCTTCACGCCGAAGCAAATCACTATCGCCAAGCAGAGTATGAAGCTGTACTGGTGCGACCGGGAGGGTATGAAGGTCATGCGGTCCAATTTCGATGGGTCTGATGTCGAGGTCCTCGTCTCAACCGGCAATACCGATGAAGAGAGGGTGGATCAAAGAAGGTGGTGCGTTGGCATTGCTGTAGATGAACAGCAAAACGTCTTCTATTGGACACAGAAAGGACCATCCAAGGGCAACCAAGGGCGGATTTTCCGCGCACCTATACATGCCTCTTTTGAAGACCGACTCCATCAAATCGAGATAGTGATCGGCGAGCTTCCCGAGCCAATTGATCTCGACATCGACGAGGAAAGTGGCACGCTATATTGGACAGATCGAGGAGATCCTCCTGCTGGAAATTCACTTAACCGAGCCATGATGCCTGATGGCGAGAAACAGGAAACTCTGGCAATACGATTACACGAAACCATTGGTCTATCGTTGGACCAGCGGGAGGGGCTAGTCTACGTGACAGACCTTGCCGGCGGCGTCTACTCTGTTGATACGAAAACATACAAGAAGACTGTATTATTTTCCGAGTTGGGTGACATTACGGGGATCGCAGTTGTATAG
- a CDS encoding epoxide hydrolase — translation MWPLLPTFLTFFQYTVALETTPRVTMAPSEEFNLHIPDSRIEDFASLLSASKIGSETWYNKHNNKDFGTTRNWLAEAKDAWLELDWRKQEDRINSFPNFNVTINDVDAGPTNIHFVGLYSKRSDALPLLFLHGWPGSFLEFLPLLDILKSKYTPETLPYHVIVPSLPNYGLSGGPIDIELTLEIAARLMNELMITLGFDSGYVAQGGDIGSFLARILSANHPQCKAFHINMLAPSSQDELLTTVNITEDEAQHVQRMLNFSATGSSYLLEHGLRPSTIGLVLSSSPLAMLAWIGEKFLEWPDSRYPLSVDTILTMVSFYWYTDTFPRSMYPYRALASAAAANVLFSVATSKEKPFGYSAFPAENILLPKAWAEKAYPNLVFYKRNDKGGHFAALEQPRIFLQNIEEFLAVARPLIGL, via the exons ATGTGGCCACTACTGCCCACCTTCTTGACTTTTTTTCAGTATACCGTGGCCCTCGAGACGACACCGAGAGTCACAATGGCTCCCTCAGAGGAATTCAATCTTCACATTCCTGACTCCAGGATCGAAGATTTCGCATCGCTCCTCTCTGCTTCAAAGATCGGTTCCGAAACCTGGTACAACAAACACAACAATAAGGACTTTGGCACTACCAGGAACTGGCTCGCTGAAGCAAAAGACGCGTGGCTTGAGCTTGACTGGCGAAAGCAAGAAGACCGCATTAACAGCTTCCCCAACTTCAACGTCACCATTAATGACGTCGATGCTGGACCGACAAACATCCATTTCGTTGGCCTCTACTCCAAGAGAAGCGATGCCTTACCGCTACTCTTTCTGCACGGGTGGCCCGGATCTTTTCTCGAGTTTCTTCCGTTGCTCGACATTTTGAAAAGCAAATATACTCCAGAAACTCTTCCTTATCATGTCATTGTTCCCTCTCTGCCTAACTATGGACTTTCCGGTGGGCCAATCGACATTGAACTCACGCTTGAAATAGCGGCGAGGCTGATGAATGAGCTTATGATCACTCTTGGCTTTGACTCAGGCTATGTTGCCCAGGGCGGCGACATCGGCAGCTTCCTCGCTAGAATTCTGTCAGCGAATCACCCACAGTGCAAAGCCTTCCACA TCAATATGCTTGCTCCATCATCCCAAGACGAGCTTCTTACGACGGTCAACATCACCGAAGATGAGGCACAGCACGTACAGCGAATGCTGAACTTCAGCGCTACCGGGTCGTCGTATCTTCTGGAACATGGTCTAAGACCCTCGACGATCGGCCTCGTCCTATCATCAAGCCCACTTGCCATGTTGGCCTG GATTGGCGAGAAGTTCCTCGAGTGGCCTGATTCCCGTTATCCACTTTCTGTTGACACAATTCTCACTATGGTAAGCTTTTACTGGTACACAGACACTTTTCCAAGAAGCATGTATCCCTATCGTGCTCTCGCgagcgcagcagcagcaaatgTCCTCTTTTCTGTTGCAACGTCTAAAGAAAAGCCATTTGGCTATTCGGCTTTTCCAGCAGAGAACATTCTCTTGCCGAAAGCGTGGGCTGAGAAGGCCTATCCAAATCTGGTGTTTTACAAGCGCAATGACAAG GGGGGACATTTTGCGGCATTAGAGCAGCCCAGAATCTTCCTGCAGAATATTGAAGAGTTTCTAGCGGTTGCTCGACCACTGATTGGGCTTTGA
- a CDS encoding alpha-N-arabinofuranosidase A, translating to MMAMSNNDASHFSFNPVAFFLLVIGTPIATVAGALLLQVDTGSPGHELSPLLHGLMFEDISNSGDGGLYSQQLRNNAFQGGVTTVDPWTVHYGAAEISHDTQTPLTNAITSSLKITIPTGAGGFTGVANPGYRGIIVNGGYYDTTFWLRGDFQGDVKIRLLSNETDVEHGWAIITVDSKADSWTRYEAGFWTTAAADGNNLWVFEILAEALTSGSINLGYPTLFPPTFRGRENGLTVDLSEALVNLKPQFLRFPGGNNLEGGGPHDRWKWNETIGTWGYVNTDGLGLMEYFQWCEDMSLEPILDVWAGLGLAGLPPLVGDELEPYVEDAIREIEFVIGDIDTSGGALRATLGHPEPYQLNFVEVGNEDNLAGGCESYKQRFVQFFDAIKEAYPQITVLTSTSDRACLPDPIPEGAWLDFHDYNVPENYINAYDFYDDWDRAHPVFIGEYARWGVKWSDMRGAYSEAVYMMGWERNADVIKLAAYAPTLQNYDPVNGQWTPNLIPFTNKPDGIVYTPSYHVKRMFANNHGDVVVPVTADAELNPVWWAASMKGEGQVIVKLANYASNSTEIRIQIPGKADVKGSFTSITASPDNANSVENPTLVSAPAVLEVSADPHGVFTIELGQFGVGVLAA from the exons ATGATGGCGATGAGCAACAATGATGCCTCTCATTTCTCTTTCAACCCGGTTGCCTTCTTCCTCCTAGTAATCGGAACTC ctaTAGCTACTGTGGCAGGGGCACTCCTGCTTCAGGTTGATACCGGAAGTCCTGGCCATGAGTTAAGTCCTTTGCTCCACGGTCTTATGTTTGAGGACATCAGCAACAGCGGCGACGGAG GCCTCTATTCACAGCAACTAAGAAATAACGCATTTCAAGGCGGTGTGACTACCGTCGACCCCTGGACAGTTCATTATGGCGCGGCGGAAATTTCCCATGATACCCAAACACCACTGACCAACGCCATCACTTCATCCCTCAAGATTACAATCCCCACCGGCGCTGGTGGATTTACTGGCGTTGCGAACCCTGGCTACAGAGGCATCATCGTGAACGGCGGGTACTACGATACCACTTTCTGGCTTCGTGGTGATTTTCAGGGCGATGTCAAGATCCGCCTCCTAAGCAATGAGACTGATGTCGAACATGGCTGGGCTATCATTACCGTCGACTCCAAGGCCGATTCATGGACGCGATATGAAGCCGGATTCTGGACGACAGCCGCCGCCGATGGGAACAATCTCTGGGTTTTCGAGATCTTGGCCGAGGCTCTGACTAGTGGAAGTATCAATCTTGGTTACCCGACCTTGTTTCCTCCTACTTTCAGAGGTAGAGAAAACGGCTTGACAGTCGATCTGTCCGAAGCCCTCGTAAATCTCAAACCCCAGTTTCTGAGATTTCCTGGGGGTAATAACCT TGAGGGAGGCGGCCCGCATGACCGCTGGAAATGGAATGAAACAATAG GGACTTGGGGATATGTCAACACTGACGGCCTTGGCCTCATGGAATACTTCCAGTGGTGTGAGGATATGTCCTTGGAGCCTATCCTGGACGTATGGGCTGGTCTCGGACTTGCGGGACTCCCACCATTAGTAGGAGATGAGCTTGAGCCGTATGTTGAGGACGCAATCCGTGAGATTGAG TTCGTCATTGGTGACATCGACACGTCTGGCGGGGCACTTCGCGCGACTCTCGGACACCCAGAGCCGTACCAGCTCAACTTCGTCGAGGTTGGGAACGAAGATAACCTCGCCGGCGGCTGTGAGTCTTACAAGCAGCGCTTTGTGCAATTTTTCGATGCCATTAAAGAAGCATATCCGCAGATAACTGTCCTTACCTCCACGTCTGACCGAGCCTGTCTGCCGGACCCAATTCCCGAAGGCGCATGGCTTGACTTCCACGACTACAATGTGCCGGAGAATTACATCAACGCATATGACTTTTATGACGACTGGGATCGCGCTCATCCTGTGTTTATCGGTGAATATGCCAGGTGGGGCGTCAAATGGTCCGATATGCGAGGTGCCTACTCCGAAGCAGTCTATATGATGGGTTGGGAGCGCAACGCAGATGTGATCAAACTAGCTGCCTACGCACCTACACTACAGAATTACGACCCTGTCAACGGCCAATGGACG CCCAACCTCATTCCCTTTACTAACAAACCCGATGGCATCGTTTATACTCCATCTTATCACGTCAAAAGGATGTTTGCTAATAATCATGGCGATGTTGTTGTCCCCGTTACAGCTGATGCAGAGCTCAACCCTG TCTGGTGGGCAGCAAGCATGAAAGGAGAGGGCCAAGTAATCGTAAAACTCGCCAACTATGCTTCCAACTCGACCGAGATTCGCATACAAATCCCTGGAAAGGCAGACGTTAAAGGATCATTTACCTCAATCACTGCCAGCCCTGATAATGCTAACTCAGTCGAAAACCCCACGCTCGTTTCCGCGCCCGCTGTGCTGGAAGTTTCTGCAGACCCTCACGGTGTTTTTACCATCGAACTGGGGCAGTTCGGCGTTGGTGTACTCGCAGCCTGA
- a CDS encoding pyridoxal reductase: MRSITAAKTIVGKSIGPTGYGLMGLTRPWDQIEFSASTKLMKTALEQGANVWNGVWGIHYGTPDRNSLHLLKHYFEQNPQDADKVVLSIKGAYDGKTHIPDCSPEGIRASVEEAVRVLGGYKKIDVFECARVDPNVPIETSVQALAELIKEGKIGGIGLSEVSAETIRRAHAVHPIAAVEIELSIFTPDAVTNGVAEACHELGIALVAYSPVSRGLLAGEFRRPEDLPANDMRRMLPRFKSDAFIQNFKLVEAVEKIAERKGATVAQVAITWVRRQGAIPIPGSTKAERVVQNCVDVELSDDDLKEIWALIESLPIAGQRYGGKFEQYLNQ, translated from the exons ATGAGGTCCATTACAGCCGCCAAGACCATTGTCGGAAAGTCCATTGGGCCAACCGGCTACGGACTGATGG GATTGACCCGTCCTTGGGACCAGATTGAGTTCTCTGCTTCAACCAAACTGATGAAGACTGCGCTCGAACAGGGTGCCAACGTTTGGAACGGGGTATGG GGAATCCACTACGGAACTCCTGACAGAAATTCCTTGCACCTACTCAAACACTACTTCGAGCAAAACCCGCAGGATGCGGACAAGGTCGTCCTCAGCATCAAGGGCGCCTACGATGGCAAGACCCACATCCCGGACTGCAGTCCGGAGGGCATCCGGGCCTCCGTCGAAGAGGCCGTTCGAGTCCTTGGTGGCTACAAAAAGATTGACGTCTTCGAGTGCGCTCGAGTCGACCCCAATGTCCCCATCGAAACCTCCGTCCAGGCTCTCGCAGAACTCATTAAGGAAGGCAAGATTGGGGGCATCGGCCTTAGCGAGGTCAGCGCCGAGACCATACGCCGCGCGCACGCCGTGCACCCCATCGCGGCAGTCGAGATCGAGCTAAGCATTTTCACGCCCGATGCCGTAACCAACGGTGTCGCCGAGGCATGCCACGAGC TCGGCATCGCTCTCGTCGCCTACAGCCCCGTTAGCCGCGGCCTCCTCGCCGGCGAGTTTCGCAGGCCTGAAGATCTCCCCGCCAACGACATGCGCCGCATGTTGCCGCGCTTCAAGTCGGACGCCTTCATCCAGAACTTCAAACTTGTCGAGGCGGTCGAGAAGATTGCCGAGCGCAAGGGTGCGACGGTCGCGCAGGTGGCCATCACTTGGGTGCGGCGGCAGGGAGCCATCCCGATTCCCGGGTCGACAAAAGCGGAGCGAGTGGTGCAGAACTGCGTAGACGTGGAGCTGAGCGACGACGATTTGAAAGAGATTTGGGCGCTGATTGAGAGCTTGCCTATCGCGGGACAGCGCTATGGCGGCAAGTTTGAGCAGTATCTCAACCAGTGA
- a CDS encoding primary-amine oxidase, with protein sequence MAKHPLDPLSINEVHQASRALFRGLNLQEDEIRFKVIDLAEPSKDETLVHLLERGPMPDRRARIYYQRKQRDFMSRAIINITRGTLEKTDDLPDAQGPVDWVEYDLITTACNAHPDVVAEVAKLRLPEGARVLNDPWAYGTDDVEERRRLFQCYMYLALDDDDEANHYSIPLPLAPIFDAQTLELVELQKLPLGIDDEIDDETQPWVPVKPVEYSANILGPDAFRKDLKPLQVAQPEGPSFDINNRKVSWQRWQFQLGWSLREGPVLHDVRYEGRPLFYRVSMSEMTVPYGDPRTPYHRKQAFDLGDSGFGLTSNSLSLGCDCLGHIAYFDGVRGSATGEPVVMPNVVCMHEIDDGIGWKHTNFRNMKSSTVRDRKLVVQCTSTVANYEYILAYALDQAANIHIEVRATGIVSTMPIRPELKSSPWGTVVAPGVLAVNHQHLFCVRIDPILDGARKNTIVYEDCIPVRDDPELDPYGCAFRLNTTPIVSPGGYDLDLTKARTYKIVNPARRHEVSGKMAGYKLHASPSQMLMMGPETFNHRRGVFASKPIWVTRYRDDELWAAGEFTNQSREDTGLVEYAARAENVEAEDVVLWHSFGLTHVTRPEDFPVMPAEKLSCALKPTSFFDLNPSNDVPRSNQRDNQSTLHDQSSAAPGCHQNP encoded by the exons ATGGCCAAGCACCCCCTTGACCCCCTTTCGATCAACGAAGTGCATCAAGCGTCCCGCGCCCTGTTCAGAGGACTGAACCTGCAGGAAGATGAGATCAGGTTCAAAGTAATCGATCTCGCCGAGCCTTCGAAAGATGAGACCTTGGTTCACCTCCTGGAACGCGGCCCTATGCCCGATCGTAGAGCTAGGATCTACTATCAACGGAAGCAAAGGGATTTCATGAGCAGAGCAATCATCAACATAACTCGCGGAACTCTCGAGAAGACTGACGACCTTCCTGATGCCCAGGGACCAGTGGACTGGGTTGAATACGACCTCATTACCACAGCTTGCAATGCCCATCCAGATGTCGTGGCTGAGGTCGCTAAGCTGAGACTCCCCGAAGG AGCACGAGTTCTCAATGACCCTTGGGCTTACGGAACTGACGATGTCGAGGAGAGACGCCGTCTCTTCCAATGCTACATGTATCTTGCCCTcgatgacgacgatgagGCCAACCACTACTCCATCCCCCTCCCTCTTGCACCTATCTTCGATGCTCAGACTCTTGAGCTGGTTGAATTGCAAAAGCTTCCTTTGGGGATCGATGACGAAATTGACGATGAAACACAACCCTGGGTACCTGTCAAGCCAGTTGAGTACAGCGCAAACATTCTCGGACCCGATGCTTTTAGAAAAGACCTAAAACCACTACAAGTCGCCCAACCAGAAGGGCCTTCATTCGACATCAACAATCGTAAGGTATCATGGCAGAGATGGCAATTTCAACTGGGATGGTCTCTACGTGAAGGTCCAGTTCTACACGACGTACGTTACGAAGGCCGGCCTCTATTTTACCGGGTATCGATGAGTGAGATGACGGTACCTTACGGCGATCCTCGAACACCTTACCACCGGAAGCAAGCGTTCGACCTCGGCGACTCCGGCTTCGGTCTCACTTCCAATAGCTTGTCTCTTGGCTGTGACTGTTTAGGCCACATTGCCTACTTTGATGGCGTTCGGGGTTCAGCAACAGGAGAACCTGTTGTTATGCCGAACGTTGTCTGCATGCACGAGATCGATGATGGAATTGGCTGGAAACACACGAACTTTCGCAACATGAAATCTTCCACAGTCCGAGACCGGAAGCTCGTTGTCCAGTGCACTTCCACTGTAGCCAATTACGAATACATCTTGGCGTATGCCCTGGATCAAGCCGCGAATATTCACATCGAGGTGCGAGCAACTGGCATTGTCTCCACTATGCCAATCCGCCCCGAACTCAAGTCGTCGCCTTGGGGAACTGTTGTGGCACCCGGAGTCTTGGCCGTTAACCATCAACATCTTTTTTGTGTCCGAATAGATCCGATCCTTGATGGGGCAAGAAAGAACACAATTGTATACGAGGACTGTATTCCTGTACGAGACGATCCGGAGCTCGACCCCTACGGATGTGCGTTCCGACTTAATACCACACCTATTGTTTCACCAGGTGGTTACGATCTCGATTTAACAAAAGCTCGCACGTACAAAATTGTAAATCCGGCTCGCAGGCATGAGGTATCGGGAAAGATGGCTGGGTACAAGCTTCATGCTTCGCCTAGCCAGATGCTGATGATGGGGCCCGAGACTTTCAATCATCGACGCGGAGTCTTTGCGTCCAAGCCAATTTGGGTTACTCGGTACCGCGATGACGAACTTTGGGCTGCTGGAGAGTTTACGAATCAAAGCCGAGAGGATACTGGCCTTGTAGAGTATGCTGCACGAGCGGAAAATGTTGAGGCTGAAGATGTCGTTCTGTGGCACTCGTTTGGTCTGACACACGTCACACGCCCCGAAG ACTTCCCTGTTATGCCCGCGGAAAAGTTGTCATGTGCCTTGAAGCCAACGAGTTTCTTCGACCTCAACCCCTCCAACGACGTTCCGAGATCCAACCAACGTGACAACCAATCGACGCTCCATGACCAGAGTTCGGCTGCTCCTGGATGCCATCAAAACCCATAG
- a CDS encoding C6 zinc finger protein: MLIRLDVLRGFSGAEKLTYSENVRKCVANITTPHAALHTLVGCPAVIFLRIGDVIAAAKQNMQGLLSTVDFQTRLDEAESFLRDLDLDMIEYPTPHPEWRQLAEAFRHASLLRILRWPDTFVIPCEDPRIRPSVSAILDCCANVSMDSPFFKRLLFPLFLAATETSERHQIHYASLCIENIRRSTGFQHAAMMEVLEGVWEERRLKTRGWTNVPWMEFTCSEKVCQNGSPTLNITNRTAGRCDEEKIPQPPNGSFKSSPWKRVLKNDIVNGDA; encoded by the exons ATGTTGATCAGGTTGGATGTCTTAAGAGGATTCAGTGGTGCTGAGAAGCTCACCTACTCCGAGAATGTCCGGAAATGTGTTGCAAACATTACTACTCCACACGCAGCCCTGCACACTTTGGTTGGTTGTCCCGCAGTCATATTCCTCAGAATCGGGGACGTAATAGCAGCAGCCAAGCAGAATATGCAGGGATTGTTATCTACCGTCGACTTTCAGACCAGATTAGATGAGGCAGAAAGCTTTCTTCGCGACCTCGATCTCGACATGATCGAATATCCCACACCACATCCGGAGTGGAGACAGCTTGCGGAGGCTTTTAGACATGCTAGTCTGCTGAGAATCTTACGATGGCCTGATACGTTTGTAATTCCCTGCGAAGACCCCAGGATCAGGCCATCGGTATCAGCAATCCTGGATTGCTGTGCAAACGTTTCAATGGACTCGCCATTCTTCAAGCGGCTGTTGTTCCCTCTATTTCTGGCGGCAACCGAGACATCTGAAAGACACCAGATACACTACGCCAGTCTTTGTATCGAAAATATTCGACGCTCCACGGGGTTTCAACATGCAGCCATGATGGAAGTCCTTGAAGGGGTTTGGGAGGAAAGAAGACTGAAAACCCGGGGCTGGACGAATGTTCCCTGGATGGAATTT ACCTGCTCTGAGA AGGTGTGCCAAAATGGCTCACCAACTCTCAATATCACAAACAGGACCGCCGGAAGATGCGATGAAGAAAAGATTCCCCAGCCACCGAACGGCAGTTTCAAAAGTTCACCCTGGAAACGTGTCTTAAAGAATGACATTGTTAATGGAGATGCCTGA